From the Ferviditalea candida genome, the window GAGCGGAAGCAAATATTTACTCAGCGACAAAAAAGGCAGTTCGATCATTGTCCAAGATCTTGGCGGTTTATGGCCGGCAGCGGAAAAACTGATTGCCCGTACGCTTGATCCGCTCGATCCCTTGCTGCTTGAAGCGCTCAAATCCGCTCGGCATGAGTCGGGAGAGAAGGGATGATGAATGCATGAAGCGGCCTGTCACCATCTTTACCGGGTTTTTGGGAAGCGGGAAAAGCACACTGCTTGCCCGTATTTTGGAACACCCCTCAATGAGACATACGGCTGTTTTAGTGAATGAGTTCGGCAAGGTCGGTCTGGATCATCATCTGCTAAGGCGGGTAGATGAGCATACCGTGCTGCTGGGAGGCGGCTGTCTTTGCTGTACGGTTAGGGACGATCTGGTAAAAGCCTTGAAGGATTTGCTGGGTTTGCATGAGCGGGGCGAGATCTCCCAGCTTGACCGGGTCATCATTGAAACCAGCGGACTTGCCGATCCGGCGCCGATCTTATTCACGATTCTTTCGGATCCCGTTTTGCAGCACCACTATTTCGTCGACGGCGTCATTGCAACCGTTGATGCCGTCAACGGACCAATGCACCTTGAGCTTCATCCGGAATCCGTCAAGCAATTCACGGTTGCCGACAAAGTCATCATCACCAAAACAGACATTGCTGCTCCCGATCAGATCAACCGACTCCATTCCCTTTTAGCCGGGTTGAATCCGTCTGTCACGGTGATGGAGGCTGTTTTTGGAAATATTGAACCCGAAGCGTTATTAAAAACAGGCCCAACGAAGCTGAGAAAAGCGAATCTATCGGCGGCATTACCCGATCCATCATCAAATGGGAGCAGCCATTCCACCGAACCCCGCTCCATATCGCTAACCTTTGACAAGCCTTTGGACTGGACGGCATTCGGGCTGTGGTTAAGTATGCTGCTCTATGCTCACGGCAGGGATGTCCTCAGAGTGAAAGGGATGGTCGATGTGGGCGAAGCGGGCCCCGTAATTCTGAATGGAGTGCAGCACATTATTCATCCGCCCGATCACCTTGAACAATGGCCAGGCGAAGATCGCCGTTCCCACATTATTTTTATTATGAAATCGCTTGAGCCATTGGATATTTTGTCGTCCTTAAAGGGATTTCAGCATCTTGTGGGGGCTAAAGCCAGCATGCTGGAGATGGATGTGCGCATATAAATAAAAGGCGGAACTTTATATAGTTTATATAGAAGGAGAGATCATTTTGTCGAATCTGTCGGAATTAATTGAATTGGATAAAAAACACTGCCTGCATCCTTCCAGTCCGATTAAAGATCATTATTCGCAGGGACCGATGGTGCTGATGGAGAAAGGACAAGGCATCTATCTCTATGATTTCAACGGCAAGGAGTATATCGACGGGCTTTCCTCACTGTGGAATGTAAATATCGGGCATGGCAGAGCGGAGCTTGCGGAGGCTGCCAGGGAGCAGATGAGCCGGCTTGCGTTCAGCCATTCCTTCAACCGGTTCAGCCACCGCGGCGCGATCGAATTGGCGGAAAAGCTCGCATCTCTGACTCCGGGCGACCTGAGCGTCACGCAATTTACATCCGGGGGCTCCGAATCCAATGACACCGCCTTCAAGTTAGCCCGTCATTATTTTAAGCTAAAAGGCCAGCCCAACCGCTATAAAATCATTTCGAGATACAGGGCTTATCACGGCATTTCAATGGGAGCGACAAGCGCTACGGGAATTCCCGTTTTCCGCCAAATGGGCGGACCGCTGGCCGAAGGCTTTTTGCATGCCGCCGCCCCGTATTGCTATCGCTGCGAGGAAGAAGACTGCACGGGATATTCCATCAAAAGCATCGAGGATATCATCCAAAGCGAGGGTCCGAAAACCGTTGCGGCTGTTATCGTTGAGCCAATCCAGGGAGCGGGCGGGGTCATTGTGCCTCCGCTGGGTTATTTGAAAGAAATCCGAAGAATCTGCGATAAGTACGGAATCCTTATGATCGCCGACGAGGTCATTACCGGTTTCGGCAGAACCGGCAAATGGTTCGGGGTAGAGTATGACGGGGTTGTTCCCGATATGATGTCCATCGCCAAGGGCATTACGAGCGGATATATTCCGTTAGGAGGCGTGGTCATACGCGGGAGCATCCATCAGGAATTAGTCGCAAATTCTCAGGAAAGCGCGATATTGCCCCATGGATTTACTTACAGCGGCCATCCGACGGCGTGCGCGGTCGCTTTGAAAAATCTTGAGATCATGGCGGATGAAAAGCTGGTTGACAATGCGGCGAAAATGGGCCTGCTTCTTCAGGAAGGCCTGAAAAAAATGCGGGATGAGCTGGATATTGTCGGGAACTTCATGTCTAGAGGATTGATAGGTTCAATAGAAATCGTCCAAGAGAAAGCAACGAAAAAACCATTCTCCAAAGAATTGAATGCGGCAAACCGCGTGTTTGCCAAAGCTCTGGAGAATGGCTTGATCACAAGGGCGATTTCAATCGATCAGACGGATATGGTTGCCGTCTGTCCGCCGTTGATTATCAATGAACTAGAATTGCAGAGAATGCTGGACATTCTGTATGAATCGATCAAAGAGGTTCAAAGAGACATCTGACGCCTTATTCTTACACTCCCAACAGATGCTTGGCCGAAACGATTTCAATTCCCTCTGCTGTCAATGCCTCGCTTACGGCCTTTGCCAGCTGGACCGCGCCGGGACCGTCGCCATGGATGCAGACGGTCTCCGCGGTAATGTCAACGTCCTCGCCGGTATCCGTGATCACTTTTCCTTCGCTG encodes:
- a CDS encoding aminotransferase family protein gives rise to the protein MSNLSELIELDKKHCLHPSSPIKDHYSQGPMVLMEKGQGIYLYDFNGKEYIDGLSSLWNVNIGHGRAELAEAAREQMSRLAFSHSFNRFSHRGAIELAEKLASLTPGDLSVTQFTSGGSESNDTAFKLARHYFKLKGQPNRYKIISRYRAYHGISMGATSATGIPVFRQMGGPLAEGFLHAAAPYCYRCEEEDCTGYSIKSIEDIIQSEGPKTVAAVIVEPIQGAGGVIVPPLGYLKEIRRICDKYGILMIADEVITGFGRTGKWFGVEYDGVVPDMMSIAKGITSGYIPLGGVVIRGSIHQELVANSQESAILPHGFTYSGHPTACAVALKNLEIMADEKLVDNAAKMGLLLQEGLKKMRDELDIVGNFMSRGLIGSIEIVQEKATKKPFSKELNAANRVFAKALENGLITRAISIDQTDMVAVCPPLIINELELQRMLDILYESIKEVQRDI
- a CDS encoding CobW family GTP-binding protein; this encodes MKRPVTIFTGFLGSGKSTLLARILEHPSMRHTAVLVNEFGKVGLDHHLLRRVDEHTVLLGGGCLCCTVRDDLVKALKDLLGLHERGEISQLDRVIIETSGLADPAPILFTILSDPVLQHHYFVDGVIATVDAVNGPMHLELHPESVKQFTVADKVIITKTDIAAPDQINRLHSLLAGLNPSVTVMEAVFGNIEPEALLKTGPTKLRKANLSAALPDPSSNGSSHSTEPRSISLTFDKPLDWTAFGLWLSMLLYAHGRDVLRVKGMVDVGEAGPVILNGVQHIIHPPDHLEQWPGEDRRSHIIFIMKSLEPLDILSSLKGFQHLVGAKASMLEMDVRI